Proteins co-encoded in one Theileria equi strain WA chromosome 3, complete sequence genomic window:
- a CDS encoding iron-dependent superoxide dismutase, putative (encoded by transcript BEWA_001350A), with the protein MELPYDLWSLSPEISEETLSFHYLKHHAGYVKKLNELIKTSNGQVYNMAAQVWNHDFYWNGLTPYGGELTNFVESMITESFGSYSNFTQELTKMVTQHFGSGWIWLLYEESKNPPLRLIATQDAENPIRLLNVHPVLVIDVWEHAYYIDYRNDRKAYVNGWLKKVNWKRVETLINNSREQTF; encoded by the exons ATGGAGTTGCCATAC GATCTTTGGTCATTATCCCCGGAAATTTCTGAGGAAACACTTTCTTTTCACTACCTTAAGCATCATGCAGGTTATGTCAAGAAACTTAACG AGTTAATTAAGACTTCTAATGGACAAGTGTATAACATGGCAGCTCAAGTGTGGAATCATGActtttactggaatggaCTTACACCGTATGGTGGAGAActtacaaattttgtcGAATCTATGATAACAGAGTCATTTGGATCATATTCAAATTTTACTCAAGAGCTAACAAAAATGGTTACACAACACTTTGGTAGCGGATGGATTTGGTTACTCtatgaagaatctaaaaATCCTCCTCTAAGGTTAATTGCTACGCAAGATGCAGAAAATCCCATTCGACTATTAAATGTACACCCGGTATTGGTTATAG ATGTTTGGGAACACGCGTACTACATAGATTATAGGAATGACCGTAAAGCCTATGTCAACGGGTGGCTGAAAAAAGTCAACTGGAAACGTGTAGAAACGTTGATTAATAATTCTAGGGAACAAACATTTTGA
- a CDS encoding signal peptide-containing protein (encoded by transcript BEWA_001360A) → MRILAILWTACLVRLCSAGCLGGGTRDDEVTDQAEQGGSNEVSTENISTPPTQQGQAAKPATPVTQSAGQGDDAIDLAHPDMTKVDILRASRNEVEKKEYYPTGASKVTSVVDGDKELWKKDEDYQKFLSATLSSKGKS, encoded by the coding sequence ATGAGGATCCTTGCAATACTATGGACAGCATGTTTAGTAAGATTGTGCAGTGCAGGGTGTCTTGGAGGAGGTACTAGAGATGACGAAGTTACTGATCAAGCAGAACAAGGAGGTTCTAATGAAGTCTCTACGGAGAATATTAGTACTCCACCTACTCAACAAGGACAAGCTGCTAAACCAGCGACTCCTGTTACTCAGTCGGCTGGACAAGGTGATGATGCTATAGATCTTGCTCATCCTGATATGACAAAGGTGGATATTCTCAGAGCTAGTAGGAATGAAGTGGAGAAGAAGGAGTATTATCCAACGGGTGCTTCCAAAGTAACCTCTGTTGTAGATGGTGATAAGGAACTATGGAAGAAAGATGAAGATTATCAAAAGTTCCTATCTGCAACATTGTCATCCAAGGGAAAGTCATAA
- a CDS encoding pentatricopeptide repeat domain-containing protein (encoded by transcript BEWA_001380A): MRIPSLRKRPTRVVPASFTNIISGSRENDTITAESCEKDSVSDDSTNKTISQRPFITSIFGALEKVSHRETNTKPWDSSKLARLKSHQNNAFEFKIPPKNDDTNEIRQDIDLDPLGSHGQDDTISHCKSDNGSSEPSIHENTKDVSHNTTKKNSLKPKYQLNYIATIHSSDNDVSSEDVSDVTKDENGNVKGDLMSGRYSHLAQYRNESVRSLLEKGLSELEYFNLLIKERATNGELKDCLNILSELKERNIPLSTETYNNALIGCVKSKDPKTARYLFLCLRSDALPPDLRTYTLLIKTHMSSGDVSSAFSLYRKMEKEGIKADLVIFSVLIDGLISKGYISNAWRLYNYMRTWRLIEPDEVLFTIMIKGCVSTREAEKALTLYDEMLQLKKYPTCYTYGELIHCLSNRRDYFQKCFSLFNQMKAEEYQIPPQIIYYLLQACATCGNIRKAKEVFFEAKNLGIKVDEEMYILLIKTFAKQIGRDNMTENEKINSIRKVWEIVHTMSSNNMKVTTRLLNAIILVYENGNYYDYALDVLGHFSRFNAKPDYMTYFILLRMLGSKQKDPGRFFTLWTEAKVEIQPGKSLLCMALEMAILSKSAKKTLEILNEMYCAKVFPTPALMRKLYESGKKITQIHLMINNLVTLQRQLVFDEKTREKNMLQTYVDEHSLNTNRII, from the exons ATGAGGATACCTTCTTTGCGCAAACGTCCAACTAGAGTAGTTCCAGCTTCATTCACGAATATTATATCTGGAAGTAGAGAGAATGATACAATTACAG CTGAAAGTTGTGAAAAAGACAGTGTATCGGATGATAGTACCAATAAAACTATATCACAGAGACCGTTCATAACTTCCATATTCGGTGCGCTCGAAAAGGTATCTCACAGGGAAACTAACACAAAGCCCTGGGATTCTTCCAAACTAGCTAGACTCAAAAGCCACCAAAACAACGCATTTGAGTTCAAAATACCTCCAAAAAACGATGATACTAATGAGATCCGCCAAGATATAGATTTAGATCCTCTAGGAAGTCATGGGCAGGATGATACTATATCTCACTGTAAATCAGATAACGGAAGCTCTGAACCAAGTATTCACGAAAATACCAAAGATGTGTCGCATAATACAACTAAAAAAAATTCATTAAAGCCAAAATACCAACTGAATTATATTGCTACTATTCATTCCTCTGATAATGATGTATCGTCTGAGGATGTCTCAGATGTTACAAAGGATGAAAACGGGAATGTAAAAGGTGATTTAATGAGTGGGAGATATTCGCATCTTGCACAATATCGCAATGAAAGTGTCCGATCGCTTTTGGAAAAGGGGCTATCTGAGCTTGAATATTTCAATCTTCTTATAAAGGAACGTGCTACAAATGGGGAATTGAAAGACTGTCTGAATATATTATCCGAGCTAAAGGAACGTAATATACCCCTTTCTACGGAGACATATAACAATGCTTTAATAGGATGTGTGAAATCTAAGGATCCAAAAACTGCCAGATACTTATTCCTTTGCTTAAGATCTGATGCATTACCACCTGATTTAAGAACCTATACGCTCCTGATAAAAACGCACATGTCATCTGGCGATGTATCTAGTGCATTTTCCCTTTACagaaaaatggaaaaggaaggaaTTAAAGCAGACTTGGTAATATTTTCTGTGCTAATCGATGGACTAATTTCAAAAGGGTACATTTCAAACGCTTGGAGATTGTATAACTATATGAGAACTTGGAGATTGATAGAGCCTGATGAGGTTTTGTTCACAATAATGATAAAAGGATGTGTATCTACGCGGGAGGCTGAAAAGGCTTTGACGCTTTATGATGAAATGTTACAGCTTAAAAAATATCCTACCTGCTATACGTATGGAGAACTAATCCACTGTTTATCAAATAGAAGAGATTATTTCCAAAAGTGTTTTTCTCTTTTTAATCAGATGAAAGCAGAAGAATATCAGATCCCTCCACAGATCATATATTATTTGTTACAG GCATGTGCAACATGCGGAAACATACGAAAAGCAAAAGAGGTATTCTTTGAGGCTAAGAATTTAGGGATTAAAGTTGACGAAGAAATGTATATACTGCTCATAAAGACATTCGCAAAACAAATTGGCCGAGATAATATGACGGAGAATGAGAAGATCAATAGCATTCGCAAAGTATGGGAAATCGTTCATACGATGTCTTCCAATAATATGAAGGTAACCACAAGGTTGCTTAATGCAATAATTTTGgtttatgaaaatggaaactACTATGATTATGCATTGGACGTACTTGGGCATTTTTCAAGATTTAATGCTAAACCTGACTATATGACATACTTTATCCTACTAAG AATGCTCGGATCGAAGCAGAAGGACCCAGGGAGGTTCTTTACTTTGTGGACTGAAGCCAAAGTAGAAATTCAACCAGGGAAGAGTCTTTTGTGCATGGCTCTAGAAATGGCAATTTTATCGAAATCTGCGAAAAAGACTCTTGAAATACTCAATGAGATGTACTGTGCAAAAGTGTTTCCAACTCCTGCTCTAATGAGGAAGTTGTACGAGAGTGGAAAAAAAATTACACAAATTCATCTAATGATAAACAACTTGGTGACTCTGCAGAGACAACTCGtatttgatgaaaagaCAAGGGAAAAGAATATGTTACAGACATATGTTGACGAACATTCACTGAATACAAATCGCATCATTTAG
- a CDS encoding hypothetical protein (encoded by transcript BEWA_001390A): MEIDRSKVTSPKDLQYWKSYDNYTLDNPHVGDPRSLQMTQRLYCFIRYTMFCRCCRELGEDDPRCKYQYYRAEVACTQDFLDLVNQHREAGTCGMDLLPGDRIVGTR; this comes from the exons ATGGAAATCGACAGATCTAAAGTCACCAGTCCAAAGGATCTGCAGTACTGGAAGTCGTATGACAATTATACCTTGGATAACCCTCACGTAGGG GATCCACGCTCACTTCAAATGACCCAGAGATTGTACTGCTTTATCAGATATACCATGTTCTGCAGGTGTTGCAGAGAGCTTGGTGAAGACGACCCTCGCTGCAAGTACCAGTACTACAGAGCTGAAGTCGCCTGTACACAGGATTTCCTAGATCTTGTTAACCAGCACAGAGAAGCAGGGACATGTGGTATGGACTTGTTGCCAGGTGATAGGATCGTTGGTACGCGTTAG
- a CDS encoding tRNA modification GTPase, putative (encoded by transcript BEWA_001330A) → MSTHCVERWWIIALAFFLARVTCFSLNSSQKSPFLTQLRRTHGRHPVNALQQDHTIYGLGTCIPKGGCGIAVVRISGPDSLRVLKLLTTKDDISLHLNKWTPREAKLCTLYSVVDKSTIDNAITIYFPSPNSYTGDDVVEIHTHGSKGVISELFSNLIHISKSHNLKIRQAEKGEFTRRAFYSGKLDLTQVEGLRDLIASDSHYKKRDAFLKYSGSLGTIYKEWTNTLIGILARLEARIDFDEDSANDLNLPEYESELIKKELTILLGNINKRLNDKRGEIIDRGIKLILLGSPNAGKSSFMNTLCSRDVSIVSDVPGTTRDIIETNYNCNEFQFKVLDTAGIRIISQSLPNDHDLIEKIGIKKTLDKLNESNVIIFFFDPSRADESKHALKIFREHLDFTPIIIVCISKEDLISREQLELCINDIRMELKTLSFKSNVCLLPVCNLERESVEKVLDEVYSTIHNSLKDNNSVDLDMDPVINNERHKSHLNSIVYSINSTLSMLNKGEVNLEIISEYLRECINQLEFIVGKRTNEDVLDSIFKTFCIGK, encoded by the exons ATGTCTACACATTGCGTAGAAAGGTGGTGGATAATAGCACTTGCATTCTTCCTTGCTAGGGTCACATGTTTTAGTCTAAATTCTTCACAAAAATCTCCGTTTCTCACACAATTAAGGAGAACACACGGAAGACATCCCGTTAATGCATTGCAACAAGATCATACAATTTATGGACTTGGTACTTGCATCCCAAAGGGAGGATGTGGAATAGCGGTTGTAAGAATATCCGGTCCGGATAGCTTGAGAGTTTTGAAACTTTTAACAACAAAAGAC GATATATCGTTGCATCTCAATAAATGGACTCCAAGAGAAGCAAAACTTTGTACATTATATTCTGTTGTGGACAAGAGTACAATTGATAACGCTATAACAATATACTTTCCATCACCAAACTCGTATACAG GGGACGATGTTGTGGAAATACACACGCATGGAAGTAAAGGTGTAATATCAGAgttattttcaaatttaatTCACATATCAAAGTCTCACAATTTGAA AATAAGACAAGCAGAAAAGGGTGAATTTACTAGAAGAGCCTTTTATTCCGGAAAGCTTGATTTGACACAG GTCGAAGGATTAAGAGACTTAATTGCTTCTGATTCCCATTATAAAAAGAGGGATGCGTTCCTTAAG TATTCCGGCTCGCTTGGAACAATTTACAAGGAATGGACAAACACACTTATTGGAATACTTGCTAGATTGGAGGCAAGAATAGATTTTGACGAGGATAGTGCAAATGACCTTAATCTACCTGAATATGAATCCGAATTAATAAAAAAAGAACTGACCATATTACTTGGAAACATAAACAAACGTTTGAATGATAAAAGAGGGGAAATTATAGATAGAGGAATTAAATTAATTTTATTGGGATCGCCTAATGCAGGAAAAAGTAGTTTTATGAATACATTATGTTCTAGAGATGTAAGTATAGTTTCAGATGTCCCAGGAACAACTAGAGACATTATCGAAACAAATTATAACTGTAACGAATTCCAgtttaaagttttggataCAGCAGGCATTCGTATAATATCGCAGAGCCTACCTAATGATCATGATTTAATAGAGAAAATTGGAATTAAAAAGACATTGGATAAGCTAAATGAAAGCAATGTTATAATATTTTTCTTTGATCCTTCAAGAGCTGATGAATCGAAGCATGCTCTGAAAATATTTAGAGAACACTTGGATTTCACACCAATTATAATAGTTTGTATCAGTAAGGAGGATTTGATAAGCAGAGAGCAGCTTGAGTTGTGCATAAATGATATTAGAATGGAATTAAAAACTTTATCGTTCAAGTCAAATGTTTGCCTATTACCTGTTTGCAATCTAGAAAGGGAAAGTGTAGAAAAGGTGTTGGATGAAGTCTATTCTACAATTCACAACAGTCTTAAAGATAATAATTCGGTTGATCTTGATATGGATCCAGTTATAAATAATGAAAGGCATAAATCACATCTGAACAGCATAGTTTATTCAATAAATTCTACGCTATCAATGCTCAATAAAGGGGAAGTAAACCTAGAAATAATCTCAGAATATTTGAG GGAATGTATAAATCAGCTAGAGTTTATAGTTGGCAAAAGAACAAATGAGGATGTACTAGATTCAATCTTCAAGACATTTTGTATAGGAAAGTAG
- a CDS encoding signal peptide-containing protein (encoded by transcript BEWA_001320A), producing MKFLIVFIFLGASLAEIKRSITLDIDNVTNWVLKSPMKREGDIVGLIYKAYGNTIIEKVTENGNIIWKSSETEEEINEIYRYQNDEHDLLSIRMVSSPRENVELCYIKREDKWISIDIREYYVKLLSLQVKSPMEKVLDIAKDDDVAFSKYFAVTEPKFVKYKPINGYFCTMIVDDNAVIWRSDMGNTLVKANLFPNNSELYLDITISNFQTETMIYYTRLHGKWIKIDEKLYRRMTKAPSRYREKEISTFLLPTARDKLINLDVVRDMYQGKADTKFIYDLALPSTVFYPLENTFITQVSDNGTCVWKQKNNERCLKVISISMRIIPHLIYIRTKNIDDDEISYFYCKRRNVWYSIDIDTFRQIRLNELEGWPKYVVLDVSSLDPSSVMLAQNQGRAKPIDPNLYYLMIYDTTPQINELKDSDKDKDDEEETGEQGPKSEGARKGDNDNGDKEDEEDGEEDKPSEDKGKQSHDNDLKYEMIKTGNKTEFYTRANYLVNKIVDGKETIWESGIENSICHFLELISDKLLHVVIEDANSVTNKYFVKEDNGWEETSDPIEFLQVGSNHATDLFEYPNGIYEPKINTKMVSASNENDTENQPKLKQDKILVNDEDDRPEATNNYEYPEAM from the exons ATGAAGTTTTTAATagtttttattttcttAGGAGCTTCTCTCGCGGAGATAAAGAGATCAATAACACTTGACATTGATAATGTGACAAATTGGGTGTTGAAATCGCCCATGAAAAGAGAAGGCGATATTGTTGGTTTAATTTATAAAGCGTACGGTAATACTATAATAGAAAAAGTAACTGAAAACGGAAATATAATCTGGAAGTCAAGCGAAACTGAAGAGGAAATTAATGAAATTTACCGGTATCAAAACGATGAACATGACCTTTTATCTATTAGAATGGTCTCCTCCCCGCGAGAAAATGTGGAATTATGTTATATTAAGAGGGAAGACAAGTGGATTAGCATAGATATTCGTGAATATTAtgtaaaacttttatcCTTACAAGTGAAATCACCGATGGAaaaagttttggatattGCCAAAGATGATGATGTCGCATTTTCCAAGTATTTTGCTGTGACAGAACCAAAATTTGTGAAATATAAACCAATAAATGGCTATTTTTGTACCATGATTGTTGATGACAACGCAGTAATATGGAGATCTGACATGGGAAACACTCTTGTAAAAGCAAATTTGTTTCCAAACAACAGCGAATTATATTTGGATATCACTATCTCAAACTTTCAGACAGAAACTATGATATATTACACAAGGTTACATGGaaaatggataaaaatAGATGAAAAACTCTACAGGAGAATGACAAAGGCTCCGAGTAGATATAGGGAAAAGGAGATTTCAACGTTCCTACTTCCTACTGCGAGAGATAAACTGATAAATTTGGATGTAGTTAGAGATATGTATCAAGGAAAAGCTGACACAAAGTTCATATATGATTTAGCTCTTCCATCCACTGTTTTTTATCCACTTGAAAATACATTTATAACCCAAGTTTCGGACAATGGAACTTGTGTTTGGAAACAAAAAAATAACGAAAGATGTCTTAAGGTTATATCTATATCCATGAGGATTATTCCACATCTGATTTACATTAGGACAAAAAACATTGATGACGATGAAATTAGCTATTTTTATTGTAAAAGAAGGAATGTATGGTACAGCATAGACATTGATACGTTTCGCCAAATACGTCTGAATGAATTAGAAGGATGGCCAAAGTACGTTGTTTTGGATGTATCATCCCTTGATCCATCCAGTGTAATGTTAGCACAGAACCAGGGAAGAGCCAAACCTATCGatccaaatttgtattaTCTCATGATTTACGATACAACTCCTCAAATAAATGAACTCAAAGATAGCGATAAAGACAAAGACGATGAAGAGGAAACCGGAGAGCAAGGACCAAAATCTGAAGGAGCTAGGAAAGGCGACAATgataatggtgataaagaagacgaagaagatGGAGAGGAAGATAAACCTAGTGAAGATAAAGGCAAACAGAGTCATGATAATGATTTAAAATACGAAATGATCAAAACAGGGAATAAAACTGAATTCTACACAAGAGCAAATTACCTTGTAAACAAAATTgtggatggaaaagaaactATTTGGGAATCTGGAATTGAAAACTCAATTTGCCATTTTCTTGAGTTAATTTCTGATAAACTACTTCATGTTGTGATTGAAGATGCTAATAGTGTAACAAACAAGTACTTTGTCAAGGAGGATAATGGATGGGAAGAGACTTCGGATCCTATAGAGTTTCTGCAAGTTGGATCAAACCACGCGACAGATCTTTTTGAATACCCCAATGGAATTTACGAACCAAAaataaatacaaaaatgGTTTCCGCATcaaatgaaaatgatactgAGAACCAACCTAAGTTGAAACAAGATAAAATTTTAGTAAATGACGAGGATGATAGACCAGAAGCAACAAACAATTACGAATATCCAG AGGCAATGTAA
- a CDS encoding Fe/Mn superoxide dismutase, putative (encoded by transcript BEWA_001340A), whose protein sequence is MKFSANLNIHGLQHFVECLLCLNKLCKELSSTSLPYLKLTHDRISIIIKTNGLIDSYLEIDSTELFQCPFVLESQTNNVIVLEVDITSLYDALNSATRSEHITIKLIKYVLPSLKSPRYRGGFLSVKFTDPIYPTIVITLDVPVNPINEDINRNSVIPVIPPCSWNIGLSKLQSITYFLESVYKIGNDLVEFQVIRNRYTQNDAVSVDGSVFYSSTLKLRSFGNIADLETIFHGLHIFSSLPGLRNVCNTKLCRPRTYSRRK, encoded by the exons ATGAAATTTTCCGCAAACCTAAATATTCATGGTCTTCAGCACTTTGTTG AGTGTTTATTATGTTTGAATAAGTTATGCAAGGAACTATCTAGTACTTCACTACCGTATCTAAAGTTGACACATGATAGAATCTCTATTATAATAAAGACAAACGGGCTTATCGACTCTTATCTGGAAATCGATTCA ACAGAACTATTTCAATGCCCATTCGTGCTAGAAAGTCAGACTAATAACGTCATTGTCTTAGAAGTAGATATAACTTCCCTTTATGACGCCTTGAATTCTGCGACTAGAAGCGAACATATAACCATCAAACTTATAAAGTATGTTTTACCCAGTCTAAAATCCCCAAGATATAGAGGTGGCTTTCTTTCGGTGAAGTTTACCGATCCTATATATCCTACAATCGTCATCACACTCGACGTACCAGTAAATCCAATAAACGAAGATATCAACAGAAACTCCGTAATACCCGTAATACCGCCGTGTAGCTGGAATATTGGTTTATCTAAACTCCAAAGTATTACGtattttttggaatctgTCTACAAGATAG GAAATGATTTAGTAGAATTCCAAGTAATACGTAATAGGTATACTCAAAACGACGCAGTTTCTGTTGATGGAAGTGTTTTTTATTCCAGCACGCTTAAATTGAGATCAT TTGGAAATATTGCTGATCTAGAAACTATTTTTCACGGACTTCATATATTTTCCTCTCTACCAGGTTTAAGAAATGTTTGTAATACTAAACTTTGTAGACCAAGAACTTATTCACGACGAAAGTAG